GCCCAGAAATCATTACCATTGGTGTTTCTGGTTTTATTTTTTTAGCCTTTTCTAACACCTCAACACCATCCATTTTTGGCATTTTAATATCACAAAGTACTAAATCATAATCTTTATTTTTAATCATTTCAATTCCAGCCAATCCATCTTCTGCCTCTTCAACTTCATAAGTATCATTCTCTTCTGAAATGATTTTCTTTAAAACTCTACGGATTGCCGCTTCGTCTTCTATGATTAATATTTTTGACATTCTTTTCTAAATTTATTTTTTAAAGAGACACAATAACCGCGCCATCAATAGTTATTGTTTAATAATATGTATGTCTCTTTGAGGAAAAGGAATTGAGATATTATGCTCCCTAAATAGTTCATCAATTCTAAATCGAATTTCACTCTTTGGTATTAACGCCTGAAAACTATCATTTAATGTAAAAACAACCTTAAACTCTAAAGCACTATCTCCAAAATTTTCAAAAACAACCAATGCTGCTGGATGTTTAAAAATTTTAGGATGCTCATCTACCGCTTTTAATAATAAGCTTTTCACCAACTGCGTATCACTACCGTATGCAACGCCAACAGAAACACTCTCTCGTGTTGTTGTACCATTTTGTGTCCAATTATATAAACTATTAGATAAATATTTATGATTTGGTATCACCAACACCTTATTATCTATCGTTACAGCTCTTGTTGTACGTAGTTTTATTTCCTCAACTCTTCCAACCTTACCGTCTAGTTCAATAATATCACCAACATGTACACTTTGATCTATAATAATAAAAATTCCTGATATTATATCTTGAAAAAAAGTTTGAAGTGCTAAACCAACACCAATTAACAATGCTGCTGAAGCAGCAAATATTGCCGTAACATTTACACCTGATGAGTTTAATGTTGTTAAGAATATAACAATATATAATAACCAGCTGACAAATGAAAAAACAGTGTCAAACTTATTTTCATCTTCTTTTTGTAATCTCTTTTTTACAAATTTCTTGAAAAATTTAATTAAAAATGAGGCCAAAATTAATACAAGTATTAACATTAAAATTGACTTTACACTTATACCAATATCTTTATTAAACAGGAATGTGTAGTTAAGTATTTTATTAAGTTCTTTCACTAAAATAAATTTATAGTAAATATATAGTTTTTAGATAAAAAAAGCAGCTATCTTTTTATGATAACTGCTTTTTTTATTATCCGTTATAACGAATCCACTTCCATAAATCTTTATATGTTGGTTTTTTACCA
This genomic stretch from Tenacibaculum sp. Bg11-29 harbors:
- a CDS encoding mechanosensitive ion channel family protein, with the translated sequence MKELNKILNYTFLFNKDIGISVKSILMLILVLILASFLIKFFKKFVKKRLQKEDENKFDTVFSFVSWLLYIVIFLTTLNSSGVNVTAIFAASAALLIGVGLALQTFFQDIISGIFIIIDQSVHVGDIIELDGKVGRVEEIKLRTTRAVTIDNKVLVIPNHKYLSNSLYNWTQNGTTTRESVSVGVAYGSDTQLVKSLLLKAVDEHPKIFKHPAALVVFENFGDSALEFKVVFTLNDSFQALIPKSEIRFRIDELFREHNISIPFPQRDIHIIKQ